In Caldilineales bacterium, the following proteins share a genomic window:
- a CDS encoding (2Fe-2S)-binding protein: protein MPAKIVSFQLNGRETEVMVKPLMTLQTVLRESLGYTATKAGCKQGGCGSCTVLVDGEPMASCLLPIEDVAGRAVTTLEGLTPTEGLHPLQEAFFEHFAIQCGYCTSGMIMVSKALLDHNPHPSRDEIVAAISGNLCRCTGYEPIIQAVEAAAHKMNGGQP from the coding sequence ATGCCAGCCAAAATAGTCAGTTTCCAATTGAATGGCCGCGAGACCGAGGTCATGGTCAAACCGCTCATGACGCTGCAAACGGTGCTGCGCGAGTCGCTGGGGTACACGGCGACGAAGGCCGGGTGCAAGCAGGGTGGTTGCGGCAGCTGCACGGTGCTCGTCGATGGCGAACCAATGGCCTCGTGCCTGCTGCCGATCGAGGATGTGGCAGGGCGGGCCGTGACCACGCTCGAAGGTCTCACCCCGACCGAGGGCTTGCATCCCTTGCAGGAAGCTTTCTTCGAGCACTTCGCCATCCAGTGCGGCTACTGCACCTCTGGCATGATCATGGTCTCGAAAGCCCTGCTCGACCACAACCCGCATCCCAGCCGGGATGAGATCGTCGCCGCCATCTCCGGCAACCTCTGCCGCTGCACCGGCTACGAGCCGATCATTCAGGCCGTCGAAGCTGCTGCGCACAAAATGAACGGAGGCCAGCCATGA